GCGCCGACAGGGTCAGCAGCACGTCGCACTCGCCCAGCAGCATCGCCTGCGCGGCGCGCGCCGCGGCCCGCGTCGCCAGCAGCTTGCGGTAATCGGCCTGGGTCATCTTCTCGGCCTCGACCAGCCGCTCGCGCAGGAAGTCGCTGAGCCTGGACGGATCGCGGTCGCGGTAGGTGTTCAGCGGCCACACCGACTCGTAGTTGACCAGCGCATGCGATATGCGGCCGGCATCCTCGAGTGCGACCTCGAGCAGCGCAACCCGGGCGTCGTCGGCACGCCGGTGCACGCGCACGCCCTGCGCGCTCAGGCGCGCGACGGCGGCCTCGAAGGCAGCCTTCGCATCGGCATCGGCGATCTTCCAGCCGGCGGTCTCGATCACCACGATACGCGCCGGGCGCACCGGCGCCGGCGTCTCCGACGGGCCGTACAGCCCGGGATAGCCGGGATCGCCACCGGCGCGGTCGGAGATCTCGCGCGCGACGATCCAGGCGTCCTGCAGCGTGGCAGCGATCGGGCCATGCACCGACTGCGACAGGCCGTCATGCGAGCCGCCGCGGTTGATCGCGCCGAAGGTGGGCTTGAACGCATAGGCGCCGCAGAAGCTGGCCGGCCGCAGCATCGAGCCGATCACCTGCGTGCCCAGGCCGACGGCGATCATCCCGCAGCCCACGCCCGCGGCCGAGCCGCTGCTCGAGCCGCCGGGCGTGCGCGACGGATCCCACGGATTGCGCGTACCGCGCGGCACGCGCGCGGCGAATTCGGTGGTGACCGTCTTGCCGAGGATGATCGCACCGGCCTGGCGCAGCGCGACCACGCTCGCGGCGTCACGATGCGACTGATAGCCCTCGAACACCGGCGAGCCGCACTGGGTCGGCATGTCCGCGGTCTCGATCAGGTCCTTGATGCCCACCGGCATGCCGTCGATCCGCGACAGCGGTCGGCCCTCGCGCCAGCGCGCAGTCGAGGCGGCCGCCGCGGCCCGTGCCTTCTCGATCTCGATATGGACGAACGCGCCGACGGTCGGCTCGAACGTATCCACATTGGCGAGGCAGCGCTCGAGGAAGGCGGTCGGGCTGTCCTTGCCCGAGGCGAAGTCGGCCAGGTGGACGGTGTAGGGCAGGGGTTTCGGCGTCGGCAAGGGCATCAGGACGTCTCCAGGAAGCAGTGAGCGCAGACAGGGGCACACGGCGCGGCGGCAAGGCCGCGAGTCTATCGCTGTTGTGGCGATCGCCACACCGCTCGATGTCATGAGGCCTGGCGCTTGCATGTTGGAGGTCGGGCGGGCCAGGCCGGACCACAGACCATTCCGCGCCCGCAGCGGTTACAGGATAATCGCCGCTTCTGAACCGGAGGCCGCCATGAAAACGCAAGCAGCCGTCTGCTACGCCGCAGGTCAACCGCTGGTCATCGAGACCGTCGACCTCGAGGGGCCGAAGGCCGGTGAGGTCATGGTCGAGCTCAAGGCCACCGGCGTCTGCCATACCGACGAGTTCACCCGCTCGGGTGGCGACCCGGAAGGACTGTTCCCGGCGATCTTCGGCCACGAGGGCGCGGGCATCGTGGTCGAGGTCGGCCCCGGCGTCACCGGCCTGAAGAAGGGCGACCATGTGATCCCGCTCTACACGCCCGAGTGCCGCCAGTGCAAGTCGTGCCTGTCGCGCAAGACCAACCTGTGCACCGCGATCCGCACCACCCAGGGCAAGGGCGTGATGCCCGACGGTACCAGCCGATTCTCGATCGGCGGGAAGATGGTCCATCACTACATGGGCTGCTCGACGTTCTCCAACTACACCGTGCTGCCCGAGATCGCGTTGGCGAAGATCCGGGAAGACGCGCCGTTCGACAAGGTCTGCTACATCGGCTGCGGCGTCACCACCGGCATCGGTGCAGTGATCAACACCGCGCAGGTCGAGCCGGGCGCGAACGTGGTGGTGTTCGGGCTGGGCGGCATCGGCCTGAACGTGGTGCAGGGCGCACGCCTGGCCGGCGCAAACATGATCATCGGCGTCGACGTCAACCCGGCGCGCGAGGCCCTGGGCCGGCAGTACGGCATGACCCACTTCGTGAACCCGAAGGAAGTCGAGGGCGATCTCGTGCCCTATCTGGTCGCGCTGACCGACGGTGGCGCCGACTACAGCTTCGAGTGCGTCGGCAACGTAGACCTGATGCGCCAGGCGCTCGAGTGCTGCCATCGCGGCTGGGGCGAGTCGATCATCATCGGCGTGGCCGGTGCCGGCCAGGAGATCCGCACCCGGCCGTTCCAGCTGGTCACCGGCCGCGTCTGGAAGGGCACGGCATTCGGTGGCGCGCGCGGCCGCACCGACGTGCCGAAGATCGTCGACTGGTACATGGACGGCAGGATCCGGATCGACGACCTGATCACGCATACGATGCCGCTGTCGGACATAAACCGCGCGATCGACCTTATGCACTCGGGCGAATCGATCCGCAGCGTGGTCGTGTACGACTGACGCGATACCTGCGCGCGGCGAAGTTTGCCGCGCTACAGGCCGCAACCCTCGTTCGCCAACGGGAAGACGCGCGCAGAGACTCGCGTGCAGGGGCAGGACGCGTACCGGTCCGGTACCGCGCCGACCGCCCCGCCACCTTTCCCGGAGAGCACATGGAACGCAGAACGAAGGACATCACCCGCAACACCTCGGGCCAGCCCGCCGCCCACCGTCATCGCCGCGCGCTCGCGGCACTGGCCGCAGCCGTGGTCACCTGCGGGCTCGTCGGCCCTGCACTGGCCCAGGCCACGCCGTCGGGGCAGCCGGCGAAGGGCGAGACCGGCGAGCGACCCCAGGCGCGTACCAATGCCGCCAAGTCGACCACCGCCGCGCCCAAGGGCGACTGGACGCGCCACTTCACACCCGAGGAGCGCGACGCCTGGCAGCAGAAGATCGCGGCCGCCCCGGACGAGGCAGAACGGCGCAAGCTGCGCGGCCAGCGGCTGGCCGAGATCCAGCGCCGCACGCGGGCGCAGAAAGCCGAGGGCGGTGCCGGCAGCGCCGGCCAGCCGGCAGCCCGCCCGGTGCGCCAGGCATCGCCCGAGGCCGCCGGCGCGGCGCAGCGGGCGCGCTGAGACAGGCGCCGCGCGGGGCTCAGCCCTTCAGCAGCGCGCGGATGTCCGCCTCGAGGTCCTTTGCCGGTATCTCGTGGCGCGCCATCAGCCGCAGCCGGCCCTGCGGGTCGTACAGGTAGGTAAAGGTGGAGTGGTCGATGGTGTAGCTGTCGGGCGTCGACCCCTTCACCTTGCTGTAATAGGCCTTGTACGATTTCGCGACCTCGGCGATCTGCTGCGGCGTGCCGTGGAGGCCGGTGAACGACCGATCGAACGCCGGCACATATTCCTTGAGCAAGGCCGGCGTGTCGCGCTCCGGGTCCACCGTGATGAACACCACCTGCAGCCGCGCCGCATCGGGGCCGAGTGCCTTCGCAATGCCGGCAAGCTTCACCATCGCGGTCGGGCAGGCGTCCGGGCACTGCGTGAAGCCGAAGAACAGCGCGACCACCTTGCCCTTGTAGTCGGCGAGCGTGCGTGCATCGCCGTTGAAGTCGGTCAACGCGAAGCCCTGTCCGAAGGTGGCGCCAGTGACATCGATCGCGTGGAATGCGGCCTTCGGTTTCTGCTCGCCGCAGCCGGCGAGCAGCCCGGCCATGGCTGCCGCCAGCACTTGCCGGCGGCCCCGGATGATTGTTGGATCGTGCAAAGGCATGCTGGTTTCCTCGTCCGCCGTCGGCTATTTCGAGTGCATGTGGTGCGCACCCGCCGTACCGGCCTTCGCGCCGGCACTGTCCTTCGCGGGCGCATTGAGGGGCCGTACGTCTGCCTTCACCTGTACCTGCTGGCGCTTGCCGTCGCGGCCTTCGAAGGTCAGCGTGATGGGCACCGAAGCGCCAGGCGCCAGCGGTTTCTCCAGGCCGATCAGCATCACATGGTAGCCGCCGGGCTCGAGCATCACCGACTTTCCCGCGGGCACCGCAATCGCATCGACCGCACGCATGCGCATCACGTTGTCGACGACCGCCATCTCGTGCACCTCGACCGTGCGCGCGACCGGCGAGGCGGCAGCGACCAGCTTGACGTCGGTCTTCGAGGTGATCTGCATGAACGCTCCGGTCGCGCGCATGCCACCGACGGTACCGCGTACCCATGGGTCGGCGATGGTCACCTGCGCACAGGCAAGGCCACTGGTGAAGAGGAGGATGAAGGAGATGGCCCGCGCCGCGAGGCGGCTGGACGAGTTCGAACGAGTCATAGCATGTTTCCTTCCGTTTCGGCACCACCGGCAGATCCGGTCGGCGCAGGAGGGCGGGCCGCGCCAGCCGGGACACCGGGGCGCTGGCCCGCATGGGCGGGTTCGCTGGACGCGCCGCGAGCCGAGGCTGCGCGCGGGCGCCGGTCAGGCCAGCAGGGTGCCGGGCGGTGCGCGACTGCCTGGTCGCAGGTAGGCGGCCGTGCCGTGCAGGGAGCCGGGGTCGACACTGGCCACCGCGATTGCCGCGGGCGACGAATCGGATGCTGCCGGGCGCGCGGGGCCGGCTTGCCCGGCGCTGCCCAGCGTACAGACGGCGCAGGCGGCATGTACCAGTGGATCGTCGATGCCGCGCCCGTCCTCCCGCTCTACGGGCAGCCCAGAAGCCCCCGGCAGGCACAGGCCGGCCGAGGCGCGCGCAGCGGCGATCTGCATGGCGGTGACGCTCGCAGGCAGCGCGAGTTGCGTGGCGCAGACGACGAGCAGCAGGAAACGAACCAGCCGCTGCTGCAGTGGCAGCCGGCGCGGCCCAGGAGCCGACGCTGGCGGCATCCGGCAGGCGCTGGAAGGACGAAGCGGGAACATGCGCCGAGTATAGTGCGAACATGAATCCGATCCCGCTGATCCTGTTCGCCCACGGAGCGCGCGACCCGCGCTGGGCCGAACCGTTCGAGGCGATGCGCGCGGCGCTGCTGGCCCGCGATCCCGGCCGGCGGGTCGAGCTCGCCTACCTGGAGCTAATGTCGCCTTCCCTGGTCGAAGTGGCCACCCGGCTGCATGCCGAGGGCATCCGGCATGCGGTGGTGGTACCGCTGTTCCTTGCCACCGGCGGCCACCTTCGGCGCGACCTGCCGAAGACGGTGGAGACGCTCGCCGCCCACCTGCCCGGCTTCACGCTCGACGTGAAGGCACCTCTGGGCGAATCGCCCGAGATGCGCGAGGCGATCGTGGGCTGGCTTGCCAGGATGTGAGCCCGGGGAAGCGCCGACGGCCTGCGTGCTAACATTTCCGGCTGTCCTGCAGCTTGAACATCTCGGTCGGAGAAACCATGAGCACGCATCGCATCGCAGTCATCCCTGGCGACGGCATCGGCAAGGAAGTGATGCCCGAAGGCATCCGCGTCCTGGAAGTCGCCGCGCGCAAGTTCGGCATCTCGCTCCACT
The window above is part of the Rhodocyclaceae bacterium genome. Proteins encoded here:
- a CDS encoding copper chaperone PCu(A)C produces the protein MTRSNSSSRLAARAISFILLFTSGLACAQVTIADPWVRGTVGGMRATGAFMQITSKTDVKLVAAASPVARTVEVHEMAVVDNVMRMRAVDAIAVPAGKSVMLEPGGYHVMLIGLEKPLAPGASVPITLTFEGRDGKRQQVQVKADVRPLNAPAKDSAGAKAGTAGAHHMHSK
- a CDS encoding S-(hydroxymethyl)glutathione dehydrogenase/class III alcohol dehydrogenase — translated: MKTQAAVCYAAGQPLVIETVDLEGPKAGEVMVELKATGVCHTDEFTRSGGDPEGLFPAIFGHEGAGIVVEVGPGVTGLKKGDHVIPLYTPECRQCKSCLSRKTNLCTAIRTTQGKGVMPDGTSRFSIGGKMVHHYMGCSTFSNYTVLPEIALAKIREDAPFDKVCYIGCGVTTGIGAVINTAQVEPGANVVVFGLGGIGLNVVQGARLAGANMIIGVDVNPAREALGRQYGMTHFVNPKEVEGDLVPYLVALTDGGADYSFECVGNVDLMRQALECCHRGWGESIIIGVAGAGQEIRTRPFQLVTGRVWKGTAFGGARGRTDVPKIVDWYMDGRIRIDDLITHTMPLSDINRAIDLMHSGESIRSVVVYD
- a CDS encoding amidase codes for the protein MPLPTPKPLPYTVHLADFASGKDSPTAFLERCLANVDTFEPTVGAFVHIEIEKARAAAAASTARWREGRPLSRIDGMPVGIKDLIETADMPTQCGSPVFEGYQSHRDAASVVALRQAGAIILGKTVTTEFAARVPRGTRNPWDPSRTPGGSSSGSAAGVGCGMIAVGLGTQVIGSMLRPASFCGAYAFKPTFGAINRGGSHDGLSQSVHGPIAATLQDAWIVAREISDRAGGDPGYPGLYGPSETPAPVRPARIVVIETAGWKIADADAKAAFEAAVARLSAQGVRVHRRADDARVALLEVALEDAGRISHALVNYESVWPLNTYRDRDPSRLSDFLRERLVEAEKMTQADYRKLLATRAAARAAQAMLLGECDVLLTLSAPGAAPVGIDATGDTVFNIPASYLGAPALSLPLLTVQGLPLGIQAIGFPDRDAELFESAGWIDQVLR
- a CDS encoding SCO family protein, with translation MPLHDPTIIRGRRQVLAAAMAGLLAGCGEQKPKAAFHAIDVTGATFGQGFALTDFNGDARTLADYKGKVVALFFGFTQCPDACPTAMVKLAGIAKALGPDAARLQVVFITVDPERDTPALLKEYVPAFDRSFTGLHGTPQQIAEVAKSYKAYYSKVKGSTPDSYTIDHSTFTYLYDPQGRLRLMARHEIPAKDLEADIRALLKG
- a CDS encoding CbiX/SirB N-terminal domain-containing protein, which codes for MNPIPLILFAHGARDPRWAEPFEAMRAALLARDPGRRVELAYLELMSPSLVEVATRLHAEGIRHAVVVPLFLATGGHLRRDLPKTVETLAAHLPGFTLDVKAPLGESPEMREAIVGWLARM